In Rubrobacter radiotolerans DSM 5868, a genomic segment contains:
- a CDS encoding ABC transporter permease, with translation MRLGSYAGLSARSLFARPQRTLLTAVGIILGVGIVFGVLVLSDTMSQSFQNLYSRAYGSADLSVSRASGDGGFDAARLEEVRGTPGVAEAAGRLSVSSSLVLPGERPDDLPEGVPTPPEVQSAQLSGVEPDDTPLATGFELEEGRYPESGAELALDTASAEGADLALGDGVTISTPEGTREVELVGLLRAPGGSFGGIAFGTLPLGFAQEEFDEAGNLSSIAVNVAEGAPVADVERSLNEALGEGFAAERAETRTQEITDQLQVFRLTLLFFAGTALFVGAFLVFNALSMTVLERTRELGMLRALGSTRAMISRSVVVEAALLGTLGSLLGLLFGYGMARGLVLLFGQAFTFRIEEVAITPFALVSAVVVGTVVTTLAALYPALRAGRVSPVEAMRSRSGSAGGAPQRSRAASKLLPLLGLALAVGCGWWIFYLARNLAGSLDGLVIASGIAGVIGAFLGVSLVVPVLVRPLAALFSPLLRLLFGVEGRMAAANATRNRNRTALTASALMVGIALVVAFSALGGSVLGSIQSYLEDSLGSDYVVQPQNQQSGESFSEALPERISEVRGVEATTSIASSFERDGDRVSIVFGLDERYGDIFTLNYAEGGPESFEALQRDGEAIVGSQLAERRDLSIGSTVNVPAGGEEREYRVAGVLENDALGGGSGVYVSKETLARDFGEDESQFLAIKAEPGTDRQALTERLEGVLADYPQFALFSNAEWKEQIERDFNRQYVFFYAIMGVSVAVSAFGVVNTLSMSVFERTREIGILRAVGTTRLQVGRLIVDEGVIISLIGCLLGVAVGSLLGYLFVLGTSAGGFEVAFFYPTRPAIAALLSGFIIGALAGLLPARTAARKNVVEAVQYE, from the coding sequence TTGAGGCTCGGCAGCTACGCGGGTCTCAGCGCGCGAAGCCTCTTCGCCCGGCCGCAGCGCACGCTCCTTACGGCCGTCGGGATAATCCTCGGGGTCGGTATAGTCTTCGGGGTCCTCGTCCTCTCGGACACGATGTCCCAGAGCTTTCAGAACCTCTACTCCCGGGCCTACGGCTCCGCGGACCTGAGCGTCTCCCGCGCGAGCGGAGACGGCGGCTTCGACGCGGCGCGCCTCGAAGAGGTCCGCGGGACGCCCGGCGTCGCAGAAGCGGCCGGGAGGCTCTCCGTCTCCTCGTCGCTCGTCCTGCCGGGAGAACGCCCCGACGACCTGCCCGAAGGCGTCCCGACCCCGCCCGAAGTCCAGAGCGCCCAGCTCTCCGGCGTCGAGCCGGACGACACGCCGCTCGCGACGGGCTTCGAGCTGGAGGAGGGCCGCTACCCCGAGAGCGGCGCGGAGCTTGCGCTCGATACGGCTTCGGCGGAGGGAGCGGATCTCGCCCTCGGGGACGGGGTGACGATCTCCACTCCCGAAGGCACGCGCGAGGTCGAGCTTGTGGGGCTGCTTCGAGCACCGGGGGGTTCGTTCGGGGGGATCGCCTTCGGGACGCTCCCGCTCGGCTTCGCGCAAGAGGAGTTCGATGAGGCGGGGAACCTCTCAAGCATCGCGGTGAACGTCGCGGAGGGCGCGCCCGTTGCAGACGTGGAGCGGAGCCTGAACGAAGCTTTGGGAGAGGGCTTCGCCGCCGAGCGAGCCGAGACCCGGACGCAGGAGATCACGGACCAGCTCCAGGTCTTTCGCCTGACGCTCCTGTTCTTTGCCGGGACGGCGCTCTTTGTCGGGGCGTTCCTTGTCTTTAACGCGCTCTCGATGACGGTGCTGGAGAGGACGCGGGAGCTCGGGATGCTCCGCGCGCTCGGCTCGACGCGGGCCATGATCAGCCGCTCCGTCGTTGTCGAGGCGGCGCTTCTCGGGACGCTCGGGTCGCTGCTCGGTCTACTCTTCGGCTACGGGATGGCCCGGGGACTCGTGCTGCTCTTCGGACAGGCGTTCACCTTCCGGATAGAAGAGGTCGCGATCACGCCCTTCGCCCTCGTCTCGGCCGTTGTCGTTGGGACCGTCGTAACGACCCTCGCCGCCCTCTACCCGGCACTGCGCGCCGGTCGCGTGAGCCCGGTCGAGGCGATGCGCTCCCGCTCGGGTTCGGCCGGAGGCGCGCCGCAGCGGTCGCGCGCCGCCTCGAAGCTCCTCCCGCTCCTCGGGCTCGCGCTCGCGGTCGGGTGCGGGTGGTGGATCTTCTACCTTGCAAGAAACCTCGCCGGGAGTCTTGACGGGCTCGTGATCGCCTCCGGGATAGCCGGGGTGATCGGCGCCTTCCTCGGGGTCTCGCTCGTCGTCCCGGTGCTCGTCCGCCCGCTCGCCGCGCTCTTCTCCCCTCTCCTGCGGCTCCTCTTCGGCGTCGAGGGCCGGATGGCCGCCGCGAACGCGACGCGCAACCGCAACCGCACCGCCCTCACCGCCTCAGCGCTCATGGTCGGCATCGCACTCGTCGTCGCCTTCAGCGCGCTCGGGGGGAGCGTCCTCGGCTCCATTCAGTCCTACCTCGAAGACTCCCTGGGGAGCGACTACGTCGTCCAGCCCCAGAACCAGCAGTCTGGCGAGAGCTTCTCGGAGGCGCTCCCCGAGAGGATCTCCGAGGTCCGGGGCGTCGAGGCGACAACGAGCATAGCCTCCTCCTTCGAGCGCGACGGGGACCGGGTCTCGATCGTCTTCGGCCTCGACGAACGCTACGGGGACATCTTCACCCTCAACTACGCAGAGGGCGGCCCGGAGTCCTTCGAGGCGCTTCAGAGGGACGGGGAGGCGATCGTCGGCAGCCAGCTCGCCGAGCGGCGGGACCTCTCCATAGGCTCGACCGTGAACGTCCCGGCGGGCGGGGAGGAGCGGGAGTACCGCGTGGCCGGGGTGCTGGAGAACGACGCTCTGGGCGGCGGGAGCGGGGTGTACGTCTCGAAGGAGACGCTCGCCCGCGACTTCGGGGAGGACGAGTCGCAGTTCCTCGCGATAAAGGCCGAGCCCGGGACCGACCGGCAGGCGCTCACGGAACGGCTCGAAGGCGTGCTTGCGGACTACCCGCAGTTCGCGCTCTTCTCGAACGCCGAGTGGAAAGAGCAGATAGAACGCGACTTCAACCGCCAGTACGTGTTCTTCTACGCGATCATGGGCGTCTCCGTCGCGGTCTCGGCCTTCGGGGTCGTCAACACCCTCTCGATGAGCGTCTTCGAGCGGACGCGGGAGATCGGCATCCTGAGAGCCGTCGGGACCACGAGGCTTCAGGTCGGGCGGCTGATCGTCGACGAGGGCGTGATCATAAGCCTCATCGGCTGCCTGCTCGGGGTCGCGGTCGGCTCGCTTCTCGGCTACCTCTTCGTGCTCGGCACCAGCGCGGGCGGCTTCGAGGTCGCCTTCTTCTACCCGACTCGCCCGGCCATCGCCGCCCTGCTTTCGGGCTTCATTATCGGGGCGCTCGCGGGACTCCTCCCGGCCCGCACTGCCGCGCGCAAGAACGTTGTCGAGGCCGTGCAGTACGAGTAG
- a CDS encoding ABC transporter ATP-binding protein, with product MAPEKQRENESPAVEVLDLVKRHGEGTAAVTALAGVSLAFPAGEFAAIMGPSGSGKSTLLHLLGGLDRPTEGKVVVGGQDLSGLSDRKLTLLRRQRMGFVFQFFNLIPTLSAEENVLLPALISGERPKEHEARLAELLDLVGLSGRRTHRPDELSGGEQQRVAIARALLRNPDIILADEPTGNLDSRTGGEILALLEESAQRFEQTIIMVTHDARAAASADRVVFLSDGLVVDEARSLGSEEILERIKTLESA from the coding sequence ATGGCACCCGAAAAGCAACGGGAGAACGAATCTCCCGCAGTAGAGGTCCTCGACCTCGTCAAGCGACACGGCGAAGGCACGGCGGCCGTGACGGCCCTTGCGGGGGTCTCGCTCGCCTTTCCGGCCGGGGAGTTCGCCGCGATCATGGGCCCTTCGGGCTCGGGGAAGTCGACCCTGCTTCACCTCCTCGGGGGCCTCGACCGGCCGACGGAGGGGAAGGTAGTCGTTGGCGGACAGGACCTCTCCGGGCTCTCGGACCGGAAGCTCACCCTCCTTCGCAGGCAGCGGATGGGCTTTGTCTTTCAGTTCTTCAACCTTATCCCGACGCTCTCGGCCGAGGAGAACGTGCTGCTCCCGGCGCTTATCTCCGGCGAGCGGCCGAAGGAGCACGAAGCGCGTCTTGCGGAGCTGCTCGACCTTGTCGGGCTCTCGGGGAGAAGGACCCATCGCCCGGACGAGCTCTCCGGCGGCGAGCAGCAGCGCGTAGCCATCGCCCGCGCCCTGCTCCGGAACCCCGACATCATCCTTGCCGACGAACCGACCGGGAACCTCGACTCGCGTACGGGTGGGGAGATCCTCGCTCTTCTGGAGGAGTCGGCCCAGAGGTTCGAGCAGACTATAATCATGGTTACTCACGACGCCCGCGCCGCAGCGAGCGCCGACCGCGTGGTCTTTCTCTCCGACGGTCTCGTCGTCGACGAGGCGCGCTCGCTCGGCTCCGAGGAGATCCTGGAACGCATAAAGACCCTGGAATCGGCCTAG
- the rpsF gene encoding 30S ribosomal protein S6, whose amino-acid sequence MLIVIPELDEEQVQNTVGRFQTIIERTGGEAREPNYWGKRRLAYEIDHRNDAFYVVMEFTAGERTLVELKRILRVSDDVMRHMIVKLPPEAFAANEGASNSAEEAEPAVVGAGEGEEASNSTESR is encoded by the coding sequence ATGCTCATAGTGATCCCCGAGCTGGACGAGGAGCAGGTCCAGAACACGGTCGGGCGTTTTCAGACGATCATCGAGCGCACCGGCGGCGAGGCCCGCGAGCCGAACTACTGGGGCAAGCGGCGCCTAGCGTACGAGATAGACCACAGAAACGACGCCTTCTACGTCGTTATGGAGTTCACGGCCGGGGAGCGCACGCTCGTGGAGCTCAAGCGCATCCTGCGCGTCTCCGACGACGTGATGCGGCACATGATCGTCAAGCTCCCCCCGGAGGCGTTCGCCGCAAACGAGGGCGCATCGAACTCTGCGGAGGAGGCCGAGCCCGCCGTTGTGGGCGCGGGCGAAGGCGAAGAGGCAAGCAACAGCACGGAAAGCAGGTAA
- the rpsR gene encoding 30S ribosomal protein S18, with amino-acid sequence MGRGRRGSRRERPVKKKPKVELGYVDYKDYNTLRRFISDRGKIRARRVTGLTPQQQREVATAIKRAREMALLPYVAGK; translated from the coding sequence ATGGGACGCGGCAGAAGGGGTAGCAGGCGCGAGCGCCCGGTAAAGAAGAAGCCGAAGGTAGAGCTCGGCTACGTCGACTACAAGGACTACAACACGCTCCGGCGCTTTATCTCGGACCGGGGCAAGATCCGCGCCCGGCGCGTAACGGGCCTCACGCCGCAGCAGCAGCGCGAGGTAGCGACGGCGATCAAGCGCGCCCGGGAGATGGCGCTGCTGCCCTACGTGGCCGGGAAGTAG
- the rplI gene encoding 50S ribosomal protein L9 produces the protein MQVILTQDVEKVGRRGDIVDVSRGYVRNYLTPRGLAEVATPGKLAEAQRRMEEAEERDRRLAERAGEIAETLNKSVITIEARTGDDDRIFGSVTSANIASAIEDARGIHLDRRRIRLDEPIKTLGTHNVPIQVHGEIEANVKVIVVPKL, from the coding sequence ATGCAGGTAATACTGACTCAGGACGTCGAGAAGGTCGGTCGCCGGGGCGACATCGTGGACGTGAGCCGGGGCTACGTGCGCAACTACCTCACTCCACGCGGTCTCGCCGAAGTCGCGACCCCCGGCAAGCTCGCCGAGGCGCAGCGCCGGATGGAGGAGGCCGAGGAGCGCGACCGGCGACTCGCCGAGCGCGCCGGTGAGATCGCCGAGACCCTCAACAAGAGTGTCATAACCATCGAGGCCCGCACCGGCGATGATGACCGGATCTTCGGCTCCGTAACCTCCGCCAACATCGCGAGCGCCATCGAGGATGCGCGCGGCATCCACCTCGACCGCCGCCGCATAAGGCTCGACGAGCCCATAAAGACCCTCGGAACACACAACGTCCCGATCCAGGTCCACGGCGAGATCGAGGCAAACGTCAAGGTCATCGTCGTCCCCAAGCTCTAG
- the dnaB gene encoding replicative DNA helicase produces MERRGNIRSVPTGGESLRVPPHDLDAERAVIGAMLVSEAAVASVAERLAAEDFYSETNRSIYRAMMQLYGRGERIDQITLTNELRSAEEFDKVGGRAYIFSIVESVPTASNAARYAEIVRGKALLRAVIDAGSRITEDAFREPDDVTEALDAAEQLIYGISNRKMGDHLSPVSELAPGALEMIQKLYENAGDVTGVESGFEDLDRLTTGFHKSDLVILAARPAMGKTAFALNAIWHASSQTKAPVAIFSLEMSKEQLVQRLISQTTRIPTQALRSGNVKAEDWPKLLRGVGQVAEAPIWIDDTAGVSLMEMRAKVRRLASQLKARGEKPLSLVVVDYLQLMVGSTNENRQQEIAEISRGLKILARDLDVPVLALAQLSRAVEQRHDKRPLLSDLRDSGAIEQDADMVMFLYRDEYYNPDSDDKGIAEVIVGKHRNGPTGKVQLAWLEQYTKFASLARRG; encoded by the coding sequence ATGGAGCGACGGGGGAACATAAGGAGCGTACCGACCGGCGGGGAGTCGCTTCGCGTCCCGCCGCACGATCTCGACGCCGAGCGGGCGGTTATCGGGGCGATGCTCGTCTCGGAGGCGGCGGTGGCGAGCGTTGCGGAGAGGCTGGCTGCGGAGGACTTCTACTCCGAGACGAACCGTTCCATCTACCGGGCGATGATGCAGCTCTACGGGCGGGGCGAGAGAATAGATCAGATCACCCTCACCAACGAGCTTCGGTCGGCCGAGGAGTTCGACAAGGTCGGCGGCAGGGCCTACATCTTCAGCATCGTAGAGAGCGTGCCGACCGCCTCGAACGCCGCCCGGTACGCCGAGATCGTCCGCGGGAAGGCGCTTCTTCGGGCCGTTATAGACGCCGGGAGCCGCATCACGGAGGACGCCTTCCGCGAGCCCGACGACGTAACGGAGGCGCTCGACGCCGCCGAGCAGCTCATCTACGGCATCTCGAACCGGAAGATGGGGGACCACCTCTCCCCGGTCTCTGAGCTCGCGCCCGGGGCGCTTGAGATGATCCAGAAGCTCTACGAGAACGCGGGCGACGTAACGGGCGTCGAGAGCGGCTTCGAGGACCTCGACCGCCTGACGACCGGCTTTCACAAGTCCGACCTCGTTATCCTTGCGGCGCGACCGGCGATGGGAAAGACCGCCTTCGCGCTGAACGCCATCTGGCACGCTTCGAGCCAGACGAAGGCTCCGGTTGCGATCTTCTCCCTGGAGATGAGCAAGGAGCAGCTCGTACAGAGGCTTATAAGCCAGACGACGCGCATACCGACGCAGGCGCTCCGGAGCGGGAACGTGAAGGCCGAGGACTGGCCCAAGCTCCTGCGCGGGGTCGGGCAGGTTGCGGAGGCCCCGATCTGGATCGACGACACCGCAGGCGTCTCCCTGATGGAGATGCGCGCGAAGGTGCGGCGGCTTGCGAGTCAGCTCAAGGCCCGCGGTGAGAAGCCCCTCTCGCTCGTGGTCGTGGACTACCTGCAGCTCATGGTCGGCTCGACAAACGAGAACCGCCAGCAGGAGATAGCCGAGATCTCCCGCGGGCTCAAGATCCTCGCCCGCGACCTCGACGTGCCGGTCCTTGCCCTCGCGCAGCTCTCCCGAGCCGTCGAGCAGCGCCACGACAAACGTCCCCTGCTCTCCGACCTCCGGGACTCCGGCGCGATCGAGCAGGACGCCGACATGGTTATGTTCCTGTACCGCGACGAGTACTACAACCCCGACTCGGACGACAAGGGCATCGCCGAGGTGATCGTCGGCAAGCACCGCAACGGACCGACCGGCAAGGTCCAGCTCGCCTGGCTGGAGCAGTACACCAAGTTCGCCTCCCTCGCCCGCCGGGGATAA
- a CDS encoding DUF4385 domain-containing protein, which translates to MAKKDDDPEKTRKSGADFDYSLDYKNLDLRKNPELYRVGKGEQGVLMVEPYKSEILPNWRFKTEEIARESSQKILAQFYAYRDADDFVGMDMARKFLQMGYTRARRYANHASGKKYEAGEVRAQEPDALDNEKARAARVFYEKYVEAREDPYYKKRRKAWVEWSKEQG; encoded by the coding sequence GTGGCGAAGAAGGACGACGATCCGGAGAAGACCCGCAAGTCAGGCGCGGACTTCGACTACTCGCTTGACTACAAGAACCTCGACCTTCGGAAGAACCCCGAGCTGTACCGGGTCGGGAAGGGCGAGCAGGGCGTCCTGATGGTCGAGCCGTACAAGTCCGAGATACTCCCGAACTGGCGCTTCAAGACCGAAGAGATCGCCCGCGAGTCCTCGCAGAAGATCCTCGCCCAGTTCTACGCCTACCGCGACGCGGACGACTTCGTTGGGATGGACATGGCCCGGAAATTCCTGCAAATGGGCTACACCCGGGCGCGTCGCTACGCCAACCACGCAAGCGGAAAGAAGTACGAGGCGGGGGAGGTCCGCGCCCAGGAGCCGGACGCCCTCGACAACGAGAAGGCCCGCGCCGCTCGCGTCTTCTACGAGAAGTACGTCGAGGCGCGCGAGGACCCCTACTACAAGAAGCGCCGCAAGGCGTGGGTCGAGTGGTCGAAGGAGCAGGGTTGA
- a CDS encoding LLM class flavin-dependent oxidoreductase: protein MSLDLSVLDLSPVPEGATSSEALQNTLDLARHADRLGYRRYWLAEHHNLVSVASSSPEVMISSVAAATERIRVGAGGIMLPNHAPLKVAETFRVLNALHPDRIDLGIGRAPGTDPRTAYALRRAPGESGTSAMADRFPEQLGELFAFAGDGFPEGHPLKGIAAVPEDVALPPVWLLGSSDYSAHAAAELGLGFAFAAHFSTMDPVAVMQAYRERFRPSERYGEPHAILAVSVLCAGTDAEARHLARSMELSMLKLRSGRPIKLPTPEAAAAYPYNVLEKEFVASYRQGQIVGSPETVSHKLNVLVRRTQADEVMVTSAIHSHEKRLASYGLLAEVFSLSAAASL from the coding sequence ATGTCTTTGGATCTCTCCGTGCTGGACCTCTCGCCTGTGCCGGAGGGCGCGACGAGCAGCGAAGCCTTGCAGAACACGCTCGACCTTGCCCGGCACGCCGACCGGCTCGGCTACCGGCGCTACTGGCTTGCGGAGCACCACAACCTCGTCTCGGTGGCGTCCTCGTCGCCGGAGGTCATGATCTCCTCCGTCGCCGCCGCGACGGAGCGCATCCGGGTCGGCGCGGGCGGCATAATGCTCCCGAACCATGCGCCCTTGAAAGTCGCGGAGACCTTCCGGGTCCTGAACGCCCTGCACCCGGACCGCATAGACCTCGGCATCGGCCGCGCCCCCGGAACGGACCCGCGCACGGCCTACGCGCTCAGGCGCGCTCCCGGCGAGAGCGGCACATCGGCAATGGCCGACCGCTTCCCGGAGCAGCTCGGGGAGCTTTTCGCCTTTGCGGGGGACGGCTTTCCGGAGGGACATCCGCTGAAAGGGATCGCGGCCGTCCCGGAGGACGTGGCGCTGCCACCGGTGTGGCTTCTCGGGTCGAGCGACTACTCGGCACACGCGGCGGCGGAGCTCGGGCTCGGGTTCGCTTTCGCGGCGCACTTCTCGACGATGGACCCTGTTGCGGTGATGCAAGCCTACCGGGAGAGGTTCCGCCCGTCGGAGAGGTACGGAGAGCCGCACGCGATCCTCGCGGTCTCCGTTCTCTGCGCCGGGACCGACGCCGAGGCCCGCCACCTCGCCCGCTCGATGGAGCTCTCGATGCTCAAGCTCAGGAGCGGCCGCCCGATAAAGCTCCCGACCCCGGAAGCGGCCGCCGCCTACCCGTACAACGTCCTTGAAAAGGAGTTCGTCGCCTCTTACCGCCAGGGACAGATCGTCGGCTCTCCGGAAACGGTGAGCCACAAACTGAACGTCCTTGTCCGCCGCACGCAGGCCGACGAGGTGATGGTGACGAGCGCCATCCACAGCCACGAGAAGCGCCTCGCCTCCTACGGCCTGCTCGCCGAAGTCTTCAGCCTGAGCGCCGCTGCTTCTCTCTAA
- the fabI gene encoding enoyl-ACP reductase FabI, protein MSGMLEGKKVLVTGVLDRRSIAFSAARLAGEQGAEVVLSGFGRAKSLTERTAKKLDPTPEVLELDVNKPEDIEAVAKSIEKKWGELDGIVHAIAFAPDDALGGNFMNTEWPSVATAVQTSAYSLKALAGGLSHLMKPGSSVVGLDFDAQVAWPAYDWMGVAKAAFESTARYVARDLGEKGIRVNLVSAGPVKTLAAKGISGFESIEGEWADQAPLGWSANDPEPVGRAIVSLLSDWWPATTGEIIHVDGGFHAMGTRIR, encoded by the coding sequence ATGAGCGGGATGCTGGAGGGAAAGAAGGTCCTCGTTACCGGAGTTCTCGACCGGAGATCCATCGCCTTCTCCGCCGCGAGGCTCGCCGGAGAGCAGGGCGCGGAGGTCGTTCTCTCCGGCTTCGGCCGGGCGAAGAGCCTAACCGAGCGCACCGCAAAGAAGCTCGACCCCACACCGGAGGTGCTGGAGCTCGACGTCAACAAGCCCGAGGACATCGAGGCCGTCGCGAAGAGCATCGAAAAGAAGTGGGGTGAGCTGGACGGGATCGTCCACGCCATCGCCTTCGCCCCCGACGACGCCCTCGGCGGGAACTTCATGAACACGGAGTGGCCCTCGGTCGCAACGGCCGTTCAGACCTCGGCGTACTCTTTGAAGGCCCTCGCCGGGGGACTTTCGCACCTGATGAAGCCCGGCTCCTCGGTTGTCGGGCTGGACTTCGACGCGCAGGTCGCCTGGCCCGCCTACGACTGGATGGGCGTCGCGAAGGCCGCCTTCGAGTCAACGGCGCGCTACGTCGCCAGGGACCTCGGGGAGAAGGGCATCCGGGTGAACCTCGTCTCCGCCGGTCCGGTAAAGACCTTGGCCGCGAAGGGCATCTCCGGCTTCGAGTCCATAGAGGGCGAGTGGGCGGATCAGGCACCCCTGGGCTGGAGCGCGAACGACCCCGAGCCCGTCGGAAGGGCCATAGTAAGCCTCCTCTCCGACTGGTGGCCCGCGACGACCGGGGAGATAATCCACGTAGACGGCGGCTTCCACGCGATGGGCACGCGCATCCGCTAG
- a CDS encoding protein O-mannosyl-transferase family encodes MRNPADLVKPLTLFFEKVLPAKGRKEGSASGGGDPETDAPSAPTRRLSRERAGNASGRRRRLAPERGAALLAVLGGLLLGGFALWLYVRTLAPTVLYYDPAGMYDSLMLQVKAAVLGIPNPTGYPTYIMLAHLFTYLPVEGGVAYRVNLASAVFGALAVAGVFAVCRLLTGRLAPAAAGALLFALGPAFWSQAVITEVYTLNVLFIVADLTVLLLWRRTRRDRYLLLFAFLMGLTMTHHMTSGLVLPAAALFVALTDWRKLTEWRLLLKGAGLFLLGLLPYAYLPVRAAMDPPLNEWDPSTPERFFALVTGRGFESRMFAFPWEEVPDRLALYASLLGSQFNPLFLIVAAVGALYLSYRRDLAALGMLLSLYLGWLVYALGYNIRDVWVYFIPTYLVVAIFAASGFGAALDVVARAGRAVPEVLRLRGAGAAIGGGLSAVAVAALSVLMVYLPFSGFRETYEQVDMSENYHGLHVINAVAENAAKDATVLQNNGVLFYLQYVSGDRPDLKVVDPFPAGGWQSESPVWVEAARESLHEGRRTYILFPGGTAEENESLFFAAGYALVPDESGLFYEVTDAEHDPALQKLINVHRTL; translated from the coding sequence GTGCGTAACCCGGCCGATCTTGTAAAGCCCCTGACGCTCTTCTTCGAGAAGGTTCTCCCTGCAAAGGGGCGCAAAGAGGGAAGCGCGTCGGGGGGAGGGGACCCGGAGACGGACGCGCCGTCCGCGCCGACCCGGAGGCTCTCCCGGGAGAGAGCAGGGAACGCGTCCGGACGTCGCCGGAGGCTCGCGCCCGAGAGGGGCGCGGCGCTTCTCGCCGTTCTCGGCGGGCTCCTTCTCGGGGGCTTCGCGCTCTGGCTCTACGTGAGGACGCTCGCGCCGACGGTCCTGTACTACGACCCGGCCGGGATGTACGACTCGCTCATGCTGCAGGTCAAGGCGGCCGTGCTCGGCATCCCGAACCCCACCGGCTACCCGACGTACATAATGCTCGCCCACCTCTTCACCTACCTGCCGGTGGAGGGCGGCGTGGCCTACAGGGTCAACCTTGCTTCAGCCGTCTTCGGGGCGCTCGCGGTGGCGGGGGTCTTCGCCGTCTGCCGCCTGCTAACCGGACGGCTGGCTCCGGCGGCCGCCGGGGCGCTTCTCTTCGCGCTCGGTCCGGCGTTCTGGAGCCAGGCCGTTATAACCGAGGTCTACACGCTGAACGTCCTGTTCATTGTGGCGGACCTCACCGTGCTCCTTCTGTGGCGCAGGACGCGCCGCGACCGCTACCTGCTCCTCTTCGCCTTTCTCATGGGGCTCACCATGACGCACCACATGACGAGCGGCCTCGTCCTACCGGCCGCCGCCCTTTTCGTCGCGCTCACCGACTGGCGGAAGCTCACAGAGTGGCGGCTGCTCCTGAAGGGAGCCGGGCTCTTCCTGCTCGGGCTGCTGCCGTACGCGTACCTTCCGGTCCGGGCCGCGATGGACCCGCCGCTCAACGAGTGGGACCCCTCGACGCCGGAGCGCTTCTTCGCGCTCGTCACCGGGCGCGGCTTCGAGAGCCGGATGTTCGCCTTTCCCTGGGAGGAGGTGCCGGACAGGCTCGCGCTCTACGCGAGCTTGCTCGGAAGCCAGTTCAACCCGCTCTTCCTGATCGTCGCCGCCGTCGGCGCGCTCTACCTCTCCTACCGGCGTGACCTCGCCGCGCTCGGGATGCTTCTCTCTCTGTACCTCGGCTGGCTCGTCTACGCGCTCGGCTACAACATCCGCGACGTGTGGGTCTACTTTATCCCGACCTACCTGGTGGTCGCGATCTTCGCCGCCTCGGGCTTCGGGGCCGCCCTCGACGTGGTCGCGCGCGCCGGAAGAGCTGTCCCGGAGGTCCTGCGTCTCCGAGGCGCGGGAGCCGCCATTGGAGGCGGGCTCTCGGCCGTCGCCGTCGCTGCACTCTCGGTGCTGATGGTCTACCTGCCCTTCTCCGGGTTCCGGGAGACCTACGAGCAGGTCGACATGAGCGAGAACTACCACGGGCTGCACGTTATAAACGCCGTCGCCGAGAACGCCGCAAAGGATGCGACCGTTCTCCAGAACAACGGCGTCCTTTTCTACCTCCAGTACGTCAGCGGCGACCGGCCGGACCTCAAGGTCGTGGACCCGTTCCCGGCCGGCGGCTGGCAGTCAGAGAGTCCTGTCTGGGTCGAGGCCGCCCGAGAGAGCCTCCACGAGGGACGAAGGACCTACATCCTCTTTCCGGGAGGCACCGCCGAGGAGAACGAGTCGCTGTTCTTTGCGGCGGGCTACGCTCTCGTTCCGGATGAGTCCGGCCTCTTCTATGAGGTGACCGACGCAGAGCACGACCCCGCACTCCAGAAGCTCATAAACGTCCACCGAACGCTCTAG